Part of the Pseudobdellovibrionaceae bacterium genome is shown below.
AAGAAAAATCGTGTATTTTCGGACGAAGCTCAATAAATTTTTTATTCTCGCGACTAGGGCACACTCGATTAGACAAAATCACCACCATAAAATCTCGCCTCGGATCAAACCAAAATGAAGTGCCCGTAAAGCCAGTGTGACCAAAAGACGAGGACGAAAAGTACTGACCGGCAGAGGAACGACCTTCCGTGGGCTTCATAAACCCTAAACCCCAATCCCCGGCACACCTTCTTGTAAACCGACGAACCGTACCACTTCGCGCTAGCTTGGAGCCCCTTGAAGAATAATAACTTTTGCGAAGCTCGAGCCCCCACTTCTCAACATCGGCAATGGGTCCAAATAATCCAGCATGGGGTGCCACCCCACCCAGCGCCCAGGCATTGTCATCGTGAACTTCCCCACGCAAAGATCTGTTGCGCCACGAGCATGACTCGGTGGGAGCATAAAGACTGCGCTCATATCTGGGTTTGTTGCAGTAGTTGAAGTGCGTTTGACCCAAACCCAGGCGGACGGCTTGGTCTTCCCAAAGCTCCTTTAAGGTCTGACCTGTCACCGCCTCTAATACAAATCCTAACAACAAAAAATCAAGATCCGAATACAGGGGTTCAGTTTCAATACAAGGGGTTTGCTTTGCAAGCTCTCCCTTTAAACTGGCCCATCGCTGCGAAGGTTTAGTCCTTCTATTGATCGTTTTATAAAATGGTTTCCACCAAGTGAGGCCCGCAGTATGACTTAAAAGATGGGTGACCGTCACGTTTTGGTGCCGCCACCATGGCAATAAGCCTGATACCGATTGCTTCAAGTTAAAACCGTCATCCACCAGTCGCATCACTGCGCTGACGGTGAAAATCACCTTCGTCAAAGAAGCCAGATCGTAAAACTCATAGTCGGGCCCCATTTTTAAATTGATTTTTTTTCGCCCCTCGAAAAAACCACTTACCTGAAGACTTGGAGTGTACTCTTGCCAATGGTCACCTGTAAATTCAATGATTTTTTGTTCCAGCTGTTTTGTCCACTCATTCATGCCAGGGCCCCAGAGGCCACAACTAGTTTTGGCTTAGCGCCGAGAGTGAGGCAAGCTGGAGTGAGAAAAGGTACGGGCCGCTGTACGGCTCCATGACCGGCCTTCACCCCCCGCAAAACCGGAAACTTCACACTAGAGGCAAATCGCTCGACCGCCTTATTGGTGAGTGAACGGCCATTGGGCTCTTTACCACCGACAATGTCACCAAAGACCACGGCCTTAATACGATCAAAGTGACCGGATTGTTTTAAATGCTCAAGCATTCGATCAATTCTGTAACCACGCTCACTCACTTCTTCAAAAAATAAAATACCACCTGCGGTTTTGGCCTGCCATGGTGTGCCCATAAGGCTTTGTGCCACAACGAGATTTCCACCCACCACTGTGGAAGAAATCAATCGGCTCTTACGGGCTAAAGCATTCAAGGGGCGCAAGCCTGAAAAGGTGATCTCAGGCGACTGACCAAAAAGAAGACTCTGTAGCTCTCGCCGTTCTTTTATTGGCAGATCCGGCGCACCCATTCGGGCGAGCAAGGGTCCATGAATCGTGGACCAGTGCCATTTTTGATTTAAAAAATGATGAAGTGTGGTCACATCGCTGTAACCAATAAAAAGTTTTGAAGCCTTTGGTTTTTTCAATTTTTCTAGCTGGGGCAATAACCGAATGGCTCCATACCCACCACGCAAACACCAAACGGCTTTAGAATCACGGGCATACAGTGCTTGCTTCAAGAACTGGAATCGCTTTTCGTCAGTATTCGAACAAAAAACATCTCGACCAAACAACTTCGCTGGGTAGCGAGGCACGAGGCCCCAAGACTTTAAAAACTGAACGGCGCCTTTTAGCTCTGACGGAGTGCAAGCGGAACCCGGCGCCACAATATCAACGATATCGCCGGACTCTAGCGGCATCCACCGGTGAGCAGATGCCAGTTTCTCCATTAAATTTAACTCTGAAATCAAAGATTGCACGGCCATTTTTTCATGATCCCTCGACAAGGGTCCGTTGTCAAAGATGGGTCTGGTGAAGTGAACACCAAGATGCGAACTCTAGGTTAAACAAAAAGCCGGTAAGAAGCCAGAGTCGCATCCACAAAACGGAGATTCAAACCTGAAAATCCAACCAAAAAGACATTAATCAAGAGACCTGAACAACAAAATCCATAGCAAACACTAGCGCAAGGAAAACACAAAACCAAACTAAGTGAAAAAACAAAATCCGAGTCAAACAGGGGAGGCCAAAGGCGACACATCCCCCTTTCTCTCCGCTTCACGATGTGCATGGCGCATTGATTTGATGTAGAGGCAACCGAAGGTGCCGAACAGCAAATCAATGAACTCAAGTTCGAGCGCTGATGCGTCCGTGCTAATTGCACGGCGCAGGAGGGCACGAACATTCCTTAGAAGGGTTGCGGCACGACAGTGACGCAATCCGAAGACGACATGCGGCCACTCGTGCCGGCGGAGAGAAAGGGGGATGTGTCGCCTTTGGCCTCCCCTGTTTGACGCGTTATGTACACAAATCCCTTGAAACATCCATTTGGCAATACCAATCTCACCAGTCCATGTTAGCATTTTATTAAAAGACCCATTCAACAGGAGATTCACGGATGAAACACTTGGGTGCTATTTTACTTTGCCTACTTTTTACTGCCTGCACCGACAACTCAAAATCAAATGGGGACGGAACCACGGCCCCCAGTGGCAAACTGGTTTCTGGCCTCTCTTTGCTAAAATCCCAATACTCATCAGCTAAACTCAGCTGCCAACTTAAACTGACCGTTGATGACAACCTCGGCAACATAGACAAAGCCACTCGCATTGTGGATGTTGAGCTTCTCGATGATCCACAGTCCTGGCCCAGCATGGCCGGTCTGTCGGCTCATGTGGATCACATGGTGGGCACTTTTGGTGTGGATGACGTCAAGATTGAACTTTTCGAGTGGGTTGATGCAAACAAAGTGGCTCACCAAACACCAGTTGTTGAAATTACGGGAAACGCCGTTGGCAACTGGGCTTATCTTGATACAAAAACAGGTTTTGATCGCCCCATTTATTGGGAGCTTTTCCCCGAAGACCCCAATCAACTCGAGCGGCACTTTCGCCATGAATACTCTTACACAAAAGAAAATGGGCCAGCCGTGATCAACTACTACGATGCCCATTGTCGGCTGTCACTTAAAAGCCTCTCCGAGCAATAGTCTTTCGCAAGAAAGGGCTTTCTAATCTTTTGATGTATTGGTGCTTTCAAATATCTTGTCAGCACTCTGCGCGATAAAACCTGTGTACTCGCTCCCGTTAATTGGAAACCGCTGTGCAAATTCGTAATAACACGATGGAATTTCACGCTCGCCGTCACTAAACTTCACCACCACATGATTGGCCAATGTGGAGGATTGAACTAGACCCTCTTCGGGAGTGCCTTTTATTTTTCCGCCCGAGGAATTGAGACTAACTCCGTGCTCTTCCAAGAAGTCGTTCACTGCCTGAATACTCGGTAGCGTTTTTAATGCGTTTACGTACACCGTAAAATGGTTTGGCCGATACCCAAAGGCCGCAAGCCAAGCGGCATACTCACTTTCACTGAGCAAGGCTTGATAATCCGCGTACGAAAGCGTCCATGGGCGACCCGACATTACAAAGTGAGAGTCTAAAAGAGTTGACTCATCGATCTGATCTACAAAGTGAGCCACCTTGTCTTGCAATCCTTTCGAAAAAGTCTCCACTTTTAACTCACTTATAAACACTTTGGGCGCTCGAGTATCTTTTGCCTCATAGTGTTTGGCGTTGAGTTTTTTTGCCTCAAAGGAATACTGGCCTTTTTCTTCATAACCATTTTCAACAAATACTTTTGCCAACCGATCCATATTCACCTTGGGTAAGTTAAATGTGCGAAGAGCGATGTGATCATTAACCACAGCCTCCCCTCGTTCCGTAAAAAGGCGGTACACCTTCTGCGCCAAAGGGTT
Proteins encoded:
- a CDS encoding beta-lactamase family protein, which encodes MNEWTKQLEQKIIEFTGDHWQEYTPSLQVSGFFEGRKKINLKMGPDYEFYDLASLTKVIFTVSAVMRLVDDGFNLKQSVSGLLPWWRHQNVTVTHLLSHTAGLTWWKPFYKTINRRTKPSQRWASLKGELAKQTPCIETEPLYSDLDFLLLGFVLEAVTGQTLKELWEDQAVRLGLGQTHFNYCNKPRYERSLYAPTESCSWRNRSLRGEVHDDNAWALGGVAPHAGLFGPIADVEKWGLELRKSYYSSRGSKLARSGTVRRFTRRCAGDWGLGFMKPTEGRSSAGQYFSSSSFGHTGFTGTSFWFDPRRDFMVVILSNRVCPSRENKKFIELRPKIHDFSWEVVRESMR
- a CDS encoding LD-carboxypeptidase gives rise to the protein MAVQSLISELNLMEKLASAHRWMPLESGDIVDIVAPGSACTPSELKGAVQFLKSWGLVPRYPAKLFGRDVFCSNTDEKRFQFLKQALYARDSKAVWCLRGGYGAIRLLPQLEKLKKPKASKLFIGYSDVTTLHHFLNQKWHWSTIHGPLLARMGAPDLPIKERRELQSLLFGQSPEITFSGLRPLNALARKSRLISSTVVGGNLVVAQSLMGTPWQAKTAGGILFFEEVSERGYRIDRMLEHLKQSGHFDRIKAVVFGDIVGGKEPNGRSLTNKAVERFASSVKFPVLRGVKAGHGAVQRPVPFLTPACLTLGAKPKLVVASGALA
- a CDS encoding DUF1338 domain-containing protein; protein product: MEQLFGDMWDDYLKLNPLAQKVYRLFTERGEAVVNDHIALRTFNLPKVNMDRLAKVFVENGYEEKGQYSFEAKKLNAKHYEAKDTRAPKVFISELKVETFSKGLQDKVAHFVDQIDESTLLDSHFVMSGRPWTLSYADYQALLSESEYAAWLAAFGYRPNHFTVYVNALKTLPSIQAVNDFLEEHGVSLNSSGGKIKGTPEEGLVQSSTLANHVVVKFSDGEREIPSCYYEFAQRFPINGSEYTGFIAQSADKIFESTNTSKD